One region of Epilithonimonas zeae genomic DNA includes:
- a CDS encoding serine hydrolase domain-containing protein: MKKLFTLSLLICILPLSAQKNVKIRKLDGKTIDSQILQQRLSHLVDSAKIYGLQVAIVNHNKVIYSSSFGYKDVENKKKLNDSTIMYAASLTKPVSAYIFMRLVDKGIFSLDQPVYKYLKKPIGEYVKWKDLADDPESFNEITPRMLLSHSSGLPVLRYLYGNKVNLIAKPGEKFYYSNEGINLLGFVIEEYTGKKLEDIAREEVFEPLKMRYTSMIWEDRFETNFSNAYFKDGKKYGSERRENSRAAGSMSTTANDYTNFMINLMKKKGITSKSYLEMLKPQIKVKSKRGFGPLKDSITTDNDAINLSWGLGIGIFDSPFGKAIFHTGHGEANQNYAVAFPESGTAVIILSNSENFEKNNAQIIKLCIGETYSPLKWLGHLDPNSH, from the coding sequence ATGAAAAAACTCTTCACACTTTCATTATTGATCTGCATTTTACCTTTAAGTGCTCAAAAAAATGTAAAAATTAGAAAGCTTGATGGAAAAACAATCGATTCCCAAATTCTCCAACAAAGATTGTCACATTTAGTGGATAGCGCAAAGATTTACGGCCTGCAGGTTGCTATTGTCAATCACAATAAGGTGATTTATTCATCAAGTTTCGGTTACAAAGATGTTGAAAACAAAAAGAAGCTGAATGACAGTACAATTATGTACGCAGCCTCACTCACAAAACCAGTGAGTGCATATATTTTTATGCGATTGGTAGACAAAGGGATATTCAGCCTAGATCAACCAGTTTATAAGTATCTTAAAAAACCGATAGGAGAGTACGTGAAATGGAAAGACCTGGCAGACGATCCTGAATCTTTCAATGAGATTACCCCCAGAATGCTTTTAAGTCATAGTTCCGGACTACCGGTTCTTCGGTATTTGTATGGTAATAAAGTCAATCTCATTGCCAAGCCGGGCGAAAAGTTCTATTACTCTAATGAAGGGATTAATCTGTTGGGATTTGTAATAGAGGAATATACAGGAAAGAAACTTGAAGATATTGCAAGGGAAGAAGTTTTTGAACCACTCAAGATGAGATATACAAGCATGATCTGGGAAGATAGATTTGAAACCAATTTCTCCAATGCCTACTTCAAAGATGGCAAAAAATATGGTTCTGAAAGGCGAGAAAACAGCAGAGCGGCCGGATCAATGTCTACCACTGCCAATGATTATACCAATTTTATGATCAACCTGATGAAAAAGAAGGGCATAACCAGTAAAAGTTATCTAGAGATGCTTAAACCACAAATTAAAGTCAAGAGTAAGAGGGGGTTTGGACCATTGAAAGATAGTATCACTACAGATAATGATGCTATTAATCTTTCGTGGGGATTAGGCATAGGAATTTTTGATTCACCTTTTGGTAAAGCCATTTTCCATACAGGTCATGGTGAGGCCAATCAGAATTATGCAGTGGCATTTCCGGAAAGTGGAACGGCTGTTATAATCCTCAGTAATAGTGAAAATTTTGAAAAGAATAATGCCCAAATTATAAAACTCTGTATAGGGGAAACTTATTCACCATTAAAATGGCTGGGTCATCTGGATCCGAATTCACATTAG